A genomic segment from Nicotiana tabacum cultivar K326 chromosome 9, ASM71507v2, whole genome shotgun sequence encodes:
- the LOC107782904 gene encoding uncharacterized protein LOC107782904 — MTSIGKLGQWPLLVTALAICFIASAVVADYSYGFASPSPSYNSKKYYKSPSPPKYLVPTPYYKSPAIAKHYYKSPAPAKYYKSPIPVKYYKSPAPAKYYKSPAPSKNYYKSPSPAKYYKAPAPAKYYKSSASAKYYKSPAPAKYYKAPTPTKYYKSPAPVKYYKSPAPTKYYKSTAPSKNYYKSPSPAKYYKASAPAKYYKSPAPSKNYYKSPSPAKYYKSPAPSKYYKSPPPPKYYKSPVYYKSPPPPTYYEKSPSYYKSSPPPPTYYEQSPKSPPPPPKYYEQLQSSYKSPPPPPKYYEQPSSYNSPPPPPKYYEQSPINYKSPPPPYYKESTPSYKSPPPPPKYYEQSSITYNLPSLPKTYEKSPSYFSPPPPTNYYKQTPVYASPPPPAKYEHATYVSPPPATYY; from the coding sequence ATGACAAGCATAGGGAAACTGGGGCAATGGCCTTTACTTGTAACTGCTTTGGCAATTTGCTTTATAGCCAGCGCTGTTGTTGCTGATTACTCTTATGGGTTTGCTTCTCCCTCACCTTCTTATAACTCTAAGAAGTATTACAAATCACCATCTCCGCCCAAGTACCTAGTACCTACTCCTTACTATAAGTCACCTGCTATTGCAAAACACTATTACAAGTCACCAGCTCCCGCAAAATACTACAAATCTCCAATTCCCGTAAAATATTACAAGTCGCCAGCTCCCGCAAAATACTACAAGTCGCCAGCTCCTTCGAAGAACTACTACAAGTCGCCATCACCTGCAAAGTACTACAAAGCGCCAGCTCCCGCAAAATACTATAAGTCGTCAGCTTCCGCAAAATATTACAAGTCGCCAGCTCCTGCAAAATACTACAAGGCGCCAACtcccacaaaatactacaaatcGCCAGCTCCCGTAAAATACTACAAATCGCCAGCTCccacaaaatactacaagtcGACAGCTCCTTCAAAGAACTACTACAAGTCACCATCACCTGCAAAGTACTACAAAGCGTCAGCTCCCGCAAAATACTACAAGTCGCCAGCTCCTTCAAAGAACTACTACAAGTCGCCATCACCAGCAAAGTACTACAAATCGCCTGCTCCCTCTAAATATTATAAGTCACCGCCGCcaccaaaatattacaagtcccCAGTTTACTACAAATCTCCACCACCACCAACTTATTATGAGAAATCACCTTCGTATTACAAGTCATCTCCACCTCCTCCAACATACTATGAGCAATCACCTAAGTCACCTCCACCCCCGCCAAAATACTACGAGCAATTACAATCTTCTTACAAATCTCCTCCACCTCCACCAAAATACTATGAGCAACCATCGTCATACAActctccaccaccaccaccaaaatACTATGAGCAATCACCAATCAATTATAAGTCTCCACCTCCACCGTACTACAAAGAATCTACACCTTCCTACAAATCTCCTCCACCTCCACCAAAATACTACGAGCAATCATCTATAACTTACAACTTACCATCTCTGCCAAAGACTTATGAAAAATCGCCATCATACTTCTCGCCTCCACCACCAACGAACTACTATAAGCAAACTCCCGTCTATGCCTCACCTCCACCACCTGCAAAATACGAGCATGCCACCTATGTTTCACCTCCCCCAGCAACCTACTACTAA